From a region of the Constantimarinum furrinae genome:
- the porD gene encoding type IX secretion system protein PorD, whose translation MRKLILLFSFLITGLVGQSQELNCTVTVDAEQTGQPNQQVFRTLAQQVTEFVNNTKWTNKVYKNQERIDCNMSIIINSYESDSFSATLQVQSSRTIFGSTYDSPVYNYNDRQFSFDYVEFQPLNFNINNFDSNLISVIAYHVYTIIALDADTYSPNGGQEYFEVAKQIVNTAASSNFSGWKATDGNQSRYRYNDAMLSNVYQEFHDALYQYHRKGLDVMGEDQKAAKQQIVEAIAKLKNINDRRPNSFLLRTFFDAKSDEIQAIFSGGPKVDIVQLVENLNRMAPTKRSNWSEIKF comes from the coding sequence ATGCGTAAACTTATACTCTTATTTTCGTTTCTCATTACCGGCTTAGTGGGTCAATCTCAGGAGCTTAATTGTACCGTAACGGTGGATGCCGAGCAAACAGGACAGCCCAATCAGCAGGTTTTCAGAACGCTGGCGCAGCAGGTAACTGAATTTGTTAATAATACGAAATGGACGAACAAGGTGTATAAGAATCAGGAGCGTATCGACTGCAATATGTCAATTATTATAAACAGTTACGAATCCGATTCCTTTAGCGCGACCCTTCAAGTACAATCTTCAAGAACCATTTTCGGTTCTACCTATGACAGTCCGGTGTACAACTACAATGACAGACAATTCAGTTTCGATTATGTAGAATTTCAACCCCTTAATTTCAATATAAACAATTTCGATTCTAACCTTATATCGGTGATCGCTTATCACGTGTATACCATTATCGCTTTAGATGCCGACACGTATTCGCCGAACGGAGGTCAGGAGTATTTTGAAGTAGCCAAGCAAATTGTGAACACTGCTGCATCAAGTAATTTTTCGGGATGGAAGGCAACTGATGGGAATCAGTCCCGATACCGTTATAACGATGCAATGTTGTCTAACGTCTATCAGGAATTTCACGATGCCTTATATCAATATCACCGGAAAGGGTTGGACGTAATGGGCGAAGACCAGAAAGCTGCAAAACAGCAGATCGTTGAGGCCATCGCAAAGTTAAAGAACATAAACGACCGAAGACCCAATTCTTTTCTGCTTCGAACCTTTTTTGATGCAAAAAGTGATGAAATTCAGGCGATCTTCAGTGGCGGCCCCAAAGTCGATATCGTGCAATTAGTGGAAAACCTGAATAGAATGGCTCCAACCAAGCGTAGCAATTGGAGTGAAATTAAGTTTTAA
- the coaBC gene encoding bifunctional phosphopantothenoylcysteine decarboxylase/phosphopantothenate--cysteine ligase CoaBC, giving the protein MSVLSGKNILLGVTAGIAAYKAAFLARLLVKKGAHVKVVMTPSAKEFVTPLTLSTLSQNEVFSSFTNEDDDNAQWNNHVELGLWANLFIIAPATANTLSKMAAGTSDNLLLATYLSAKCPVYYAPAMDLDMYKHPSTLDNFKKLTDFGNIMIPAEHGELASGLVGQGRMAEPEAIVEFIERDLLKSLPLRGKKILITAGPTYEAIDPVRFIGNHSSGKMGYAIAEASADLGAEVVLVSGPVALHTEHSLIKTVRVTSAHEMYDAVHQYFNECNIAILSAAVADFRPVEVADQKIKKKEDTLVLKLEKTQDILASLGAIKKKQYLVGFALETENELENAKTKLKKKNLDLIVLNSLNDPGAGFKTNTNKVTLITKGNKVLPFQVKSKKKVAIDILEHIIQELHA; this is encoded by the coding sequence ATGTCTGTTTTAAGCGGTAAAAATATTTTGCTTGGCGTTACTGCCGGTATTGCCGCTTACAAAGCCGCTTTTTTAGCTCGGTTACTGGTAAAAAAAGGAGCTCATGTTAAAGTGGTAATGACGCCTTCGGCTAAAGAATTCGTCACGCCTCTTACGCTTTCTACCTTATCACAGAATGAAGTATTCTCTTCGTTCACCAACGAAGATGACGATAATGCCCAATGGAATAACCATGTAGAGTTAGGCCTTTGGGCAAACTTATTTATAATTGCTCCAGCTACGGCGAATACCCTTTCAAAAATGGCAGCCGGAACTAGTGACAATTTGTTGCTTGCTACCTATCTTTCTGCCAAATGCCCGGTGTATTATGCACCCGCCATGGATCTGGATATGTATAAACACCCGAGTACTTTGGATAACTTTAAGAAGTTGACGGATTTTGGAAATATTATGATCCCCGCAGAGCACGGGGAACTGGCCAGCGGTTTAGTAGGGCAGGGTCGAATGGCAGAACCCGAAGCTATTGTAGAATTTATTGAAAGGGATCTGCTGAAAAGCCTACCATTACGCGGAAAAAAAATACTCATTACAGCGGGCCCCACTTATGAAGCGATCGATCCGGTACGTTTTATAGGTAATCACTCCAGTGGAAAAATGGGGTATGCGATTGCGGAAGCTTCAGCAGATCTGGGAGCAGAGGTGGTGTTGGTGTCTGGTCCGGTTGCACTGCATACCGAACACAGTTTGATCAAGACCGTTCGGGTTACTTCAGCACATGAAATGTATGATGCAGTGCACCAGTATTTTAACGAGTGTAATATTGCAATTTTAAGTGCTGCGGTGGCCGATTTTCGTCCTGTTGAAGTTGCCGATCAAAAGATCAAGAAGAAAGAAGATACTTTGGTGTTAAAGCTAGAGAAAACACAGGATATTCTGGCTTCCCTAGGAGCGATAAAAAAGAAACAATATCTTGTAGGCTTTGCACTGGAAACCGAGAACGAACTGGAAAACGCAAAAACAAAACTGAAAAAAAAGAATTTAGATTTAATTGTATTAAATTCGCTGAATGATCCAGGTGCGGGCTTTAAGACCAACACAAACAAGGTTACTTTGATCACAAAGGGCAATAAAGTACTGCCATTTCAAGTTAAAAGCAAGAAGAAAGTGGCTATCGATATTTTAGAACATATTATACAAGAACTCCATGCGTAA
- a CDS encoding DNA-directed RNA polymerase subunit omega, producing the protein MTDIKNSDAPINTTTIDKNLIDKPTDNIYEAISIISKRANQINNDIKKELLEKLDEFATYNDSLEEIFENKEQIEVSKFYEKLPKPHALAIQEWLESKIYYRNTKDEELES; encoded by the coding sequence ATGACAGATATTAAAAACAGCGATGCACCTATCAATACGACCACTATTGATAAAAATTTAATTGATAAGCCAACAGATAATATCTACGAGGCAATCTCTATTATTTCGAAGCGCGCCAATCAAATCAATAACGATATCAAGAAGGAACTTCTTGAGAAGTTGGATGAGTTTGCTACCTACAACGACAGTCTTGAAGAGATCTTCGAGAACAAGGAGCAAATTGAGGTTTCGAAATTCTACGAAAAACTTCCTAAGCCACATGCGCTGGCAATTCAGGAGTGGTTGGAAAGTAAGATCTACTACCGAAATACCAAAGACGAAGAATTAGAAAGCTAA
- a CDS encoding outer membrane protein assembly factor BamD: MRVPLYLIIIALFVASCGEYQKVLRDDDVARKYSMADSLYQKGKYKKALKLMEQIVPAYRGKPQAERLMFMYANTFYNLEDYYLAGYQFERFVTAYPTSDSVETAAYRSAKSYYELSPRYSLDQKDTYKALEELQAYINKYPNSELRLEANTLVTELREKLEKKDFEIAQQYLNIEDYKASIAAFENFITDHPGASLRKNAFYGRLEAAYKLAINSIPALVQERLLTAKGYYNSFVKYYANSDLKEDADKILAEIDERLVEEPTS; encoded by the coding sequence ATGAGAGTACCTTTATATCTTATCATTATAGCTTTGTTCGTTGCTTCCTGTGGTGAATATCAGAAAGTATTGAGGGATGATGATGTGGCCCGAAAATATTCGATGGCAGATTCATTGTATCAAAAAGGAAAATACAAGAAAGCATTAAAATTGATGGAACAGATCGTTCCTGCATATAGAGGGAAGCCCCAGGCAGAAAGACTTATGTTTATGTACGCTAATACCTTTTATAATCTGGAAGATTATTATCTGGCGGGTTATCAATTTGAAAGGTTTGTAACTGCCTATCCTACCAGCGATAGTGTTGAGACAGCGGCATACAGGTCGGCAAAGAGCTATTACGAACTTTCTCCACGGTACTCATTGGACCAAAAAGACACTTATAAAGCACTGGAAGAACTTCAGGCTTATATAAATAAATACCCAAATTCTGAATTGCGTCTCGAAGCGAATACGTTGGTAACCGAATTGAGAGAGAAACTTGAAAAAAAGGATTTTGAAATTGCGCAGCAATATTTGAACATTGAAGACTATAAAGCGTCAATCGCAGCCTTTGAGAATTTTATTACCGATCACCCCGGTGCATCTCTACGGAAAAATGCTTTTTACGGTAGATTGGAGGCGGCTTATAAACTGGCCATCAACAGTATCCCGGCATTGGTTCAAGAACGACTATTGACAGCGAAAGGGTATTATAACAGTTTTGTAAAATATTATGCAAATTCTGATCTAAAGGAAGATGCAGATAAAATTTTGGCTGAAATTGACGAGCGTCTTGTCGAAGAGCCTACAAGTTAA
- the dapA gene encoding 4-hydroxy-tetrahydrodipicolinate synthase, which translates to MKELVGTGVALITPFKPDLSVDVSGLEKVVNYQIDNGIDYLVVLGTTAESVTLNKQEKQLVIDTIVKTNNGRLPLVLGIGGNDTMAVIDEMRHTDLTHFAAILSVSPMYNKPTQEGIYQHFAAIAQMAPKPIILYNVPGRTASNMLPETVARLANDFESIVAIKEAAGDIVQAMKLIASCPENFHVISGDDMITLPMVLAGGSGVISVIGEGFPREFSKMVRLGLERKVDEAYAIHHKIAPAIDYIFAEGNPAGIKAVFKKLGICDDTVRLPLVGVSDSLRLKISEFTDAFS; encoded by the coding sequence ATGAAAGAACTAGTTGGAACCGGAGTAGCTTTGATCACACCTTTTAAACCTGATCTAAGTGTTGATGTATCGGGATTGGAAAAGGTGGTGAACTATCAAATAGACAATGGTATTGATTATTTGGTGGTACTTGGAACTACTGCAGAAAGTGTTACCTTGAATAAACAGGAAAAACAACTGGTTATTGATACCATAGTTAAGACGAACAATGGCAGATTGCCTTTGGTTTTAGGAATCGGTGGCAACGATACTATGGCTGTAATCGATGAAATGAGGCATACCGATCTCACTCACTTTGCTGCAATTTTATCGGTTTCACCCATGTACAATAAGCCCACTCAGGAAGGGATCTACCAGCACTTTGCTGCGATAGCACAAATGGCGCCTAAGCCCATCATTTTGTATAATGTGCCGGGAAGAACAGCGTCCAACATGCTTCCTGAGACCGTGGCGAGACTGGCCAATGATTTCGAATCCATTGTAGCCATAAAAGAGGCGGCAGGAGATATAGTACAGGCTATGAAACTCATTGCGTCGTGTCCTGAAAATTTTCATGTAATATCGGGAGATGACATGATCACTTTACCTATGGTGCTCGCTGGAGGTTCCGGCGTGATTTCAGTTATTGGGGAAGGATTTCCCAGAGAATTTTCAAAAATGGTTCGCTTAGGACTGGAACGCAAGGTCGATGAGGCCTATGCAATTCATCATAAAATCGCTCCGGCGATCGATTATATTTTTGCTGAAGGTAATCCTGCGGGTATTAAAGCAGTTTTTAAAAAGTTAGGCATTTGTGATGATACGGTGAGACTCCCGTTGGTAGGCGTTAGCGACAGTCTGCGATTAAAAATAAGTGAGTTTACTGATGCGTTTTCTTGA
- a CDS encoding DUF6913 domain-containing protein, which yields MFKNLRHKSLQKRTDKNLKIRDVSQVNAPLKTLGFIVDEKLTTDFEFLYEYWRELGIQRKDVKVFSFVEVKKKLPTLQQNQIQNKEFTWKGEIHNQNAREFLDVPFDVLVGYYHGTNKFLDLMVTESKAKFKVGAANADDRLYDLLINITLDKEDAFKSEFVKYMKILGKIG from the coding sequence ATGTTTAAAAATTTAAGACATAAATCACTTCAGAAAAGAACTGATAAAAATTTAAAGATCAGGGATGTTTCGCAGGTGAATGCTCCTTTAAAAACACTGGGGTTTATAGTTGATGAAAAGTTAACCACAGATTTTGAGTTCTTATATGAGTATTGGCGCGAGTTGGGGATACAACGAAAGGATGTGAAGGTCTTTTCCTTTGTGGAGGTGAAGAAGAAATTACCCACCTTACAGCAGAATCAGATTCAGAATAAGGAATTTACCTGGAAAGGGGAGATACACAATCAGAATGCTCGGGAATTCTTGGATGTACCTTTCGATGTATTGGTAGGCTATTACCACGGAACTAATAAATTTTTGGATCTGATGGTTACCGAAAGCAAGGCAAAATTTAAAGTGGGCGCTGCGAATGCCGATGATCGTCTATATGATTTACTTATTAACATTACCCTGGATAAGGAAGATGCTTTTAAATCTGAATTCGTAAAGTACATGAAGATACTCGGTAAGATCGGTTAA
- the ligA gene encoding NAD-dependent DNA ligase LigA: protein MTTEEQINQLRKELREHNYNYYVLDTSVISDFEFDQKLKQLQELEAAHPQYYDPNSPTIRVGGQVTKNFETVPHTYRMYSLDNSYSKEDLEDWEKRIKKMVDGKVEYTCELKYDGASMSLTYENGKLLRAVTRGDGFQGDDVTTNVKTIRSVPLQLKGDFPALFEIRGEIVLPFDGFTKMNAERVEAGEEPYRNPRNTASGSLKLQDSSEVAKRPLECLLYSLKGEKLPIKTQFESLIKAREWGFKVPEVAKLAQNIDEVLDFVNYWDKHRHELPYETDGVVIKVNDLHQQEELGYTAKAPRWAMAYKFKAEQVSTVLNEITYQVGRTGAITPVANLQPVELAGTIVKRASLHNADQIAKLDIREGDTVYVEKGGEIIPKIIGVDFTQRDPESEPTTYRTTCPECDTTLVRTEGEAQHYCPNSEGCPPQIIGRIQHFISRKAMDIEGLGAETVALLVVNGLINNYADLYELTTAQVIPLERMAEKSAENLVLGIEASKQIPFERVLFALGIRYVGETVAKKLARHYKSIDAIAEASEESLVSVDEIGERIAQSVVQFFASEENRTIIQRLKYYGVQLEISAEKLANQTTKLTGNTFVVSGVFSKVSRTELKKLIEDNGGKVSGSISAKTSYVVAGENMGPSKRIKAEGLGVPIINEDDFLEMIAS, encoded by the coding sequence ATGACTACGGAAGAGCAAATCAACCAGCTTCGCAAAGAACTTCGGGAGCACAATTATAATTATTACGTACTGGATACTTCGGTGATATCCGATTTTGAATTCGACCAGAAACTGAAACAATTACAGGAGCTGGAAGCTGCCCATCCTCAATATTACGACCCAAATTCCCCTACCATTAGAGTGGGAGGACAAGTCACTAAGAACTTTGAAACCGTTCCGCATACGTACCGCATGTATTCTTTAGATAATTCCTACTCTAAGGAAGACCTTGAAGATTGGGAAAAGCGCATTAAAAAAATGGTGGACGGTAAAGTGGAATACACCTGTGAGCTCAAATACGATGGGGCTTCCATGAGTCTCACCTATGAAAACGGAAAACTTTTACGAGCGGTTACGCGTGGTGACGGATTTCAAGGTGATGACGTAACCACCAATGTGAAGACCATTCGTTCAGTCCCACTGCAATTAAAAGGCGACTTCCCGGCCCTGTTTGAAATTCGAGGAGAGATCGTTTTGCCTTTCGACGGATTCACAAAAATGAACGCCGAACGTGTAGAAGCCGGCGAAGAACCCTATCGCAATCCCAGAAATACTGCTTCAGGGAGTTTAAAATTACAAGATAGCAGTGAGGTGGCAAAGCGTCCTTTAGAATGTTTGTTGTACAGTTTAAAAGGAGAAAAACTACCCATTAAAACACAGTTTGAAAGTCTGATAAAAGCCCGCGAATGGGGCTTTAAAGTTCCTGAAGTTGCCAAATTGGCGCAAAATATAGATGAGGTGTTGGACTTTGTAAACTATTGGGATAAGCATCGTCACGAATTGCCGTACGAAACCGATGGGGTAGTCATTAAAGTGAACGATCTTCATCAGCAGGAAGAACTTGGATATACCGCTAAAGCTCCGCGTTGGGCTATGGCATATAAATTTAAGGCAGAGCAGGTTTCAACCGTATTAAATGAGATCACGTACCAGGTTGGCAGAACCGGTGCCATTACACCCGTCGCAAACTTACAACCGGTTGAGCTGGCAGGAACTATTGTTAAGCGGGCCTCACTGCATAATGCCGACCAGATCGCCAAGCTCGATATCAGGGAAGGTGATACGGTATATGTGGAAAAGGGGGGTGAGATCATTCCTAAGATCATTGGGGTTGATTTTACCCAACGCGATCCCGAATCTGAGCCAACCACGTACCGCACGACCTGTCCTGAATGTGATACAACTTTGGTTCGAACAGAAGGAGAGGCGCAACATTATTGTCCGAATTCTGAAGGTTGTCCGCCACAGATCATCGGGAGGATTCAACATTTTATATCGAGAAAAGCCATGGATATTGAAGGGCTTGGTGCTGAAACAGTGGCTCTTTTGGTGGTCAACGGACTCATAAATAATTATGCAGATCTTTATGAGCTTACCACAGCGCAGGTTATTCCACTGGAACGAATGGCAGAGAAAAGCGCTGAGAATCTTGTGTTGGGTATAGAGGCATCCAAACAGATTCCTTTTGAAAGGGTATTGTTTGCGTTGGGAATACGTTATGTTGGAGAAACCGTAGCAAAGAAACTGGCACGGCATTATAAAAGTATAGATGCCATAGCCGAAGCTTCAGAAGAAAGCCTTGTCTCGGTTGATGAGATAGGAGAGCGTATTGCCCAAAGTGTAGTCCAATTTTTTGCTTCCGAAGAAAATAGAACCATAATACAGCGGTTAAAATACTACGGAGTACAATTGGAAATTTCTGCCGAAAAACTGGCAAATCAAACTACGAAATTAACCGGAAATACGTTTGTGGTTTCGGGTGTATTTTCGAAGGTGTCACGAACTGAATTGAAAAAATTGATAGAGGACAATGGCGGAAAAGTTTCTGGGTCTATTTCGGCTAAAACCTCGTATGTCGTTGCCGGGGAAAATATGGGGCCGAGCAAGCGGATAAAGGCTGAAGGCTTAGGTGTCCCGATTATTAATGAAGATGATTTTTTGGAAATGATAGCCTCATAA
- a CDS encoding LOG family protein, giving the protein MNDLKNICVFCGSSDGNDAIITRATQELGEKFASQGITLVYGAAKIGIMGSLAKTVLDNGGEVTGIIPGFLKKKEVVHLGLTNLITTKSMHERKLEMQNLSDGFIALPGGIGTLEELFEIFSWLQLGLHTKPIGLLNCNGFYDDLIQLLETMVRKGFLSMENYELLLVDTTVDGLLQKMKDFKAPRIPQWMNEDLT; this is encoded by the coding sequence TTGCGGTAGCAGTGATGGAAATGACGCCATTATCACCCGTGCGACTCAGGAATTAGGCGAAAAATTTGCTTCTCAGGGTATAACTTTGGTTTATGGTGCAGCAAAAATCGGAATCATGGGGTCTCTGGCCAAAACGGTACTGGACAATGGAGGAGAAGTGACCGGGATCATTCCCGGTTTTCTGAAGAAAAAGGAGGTGGTTCATCTTGGGCTAACAAATTTGATCACCACTAAAAGTATGCATGAGCGAAAACTTGAAATGCAGAATCTCAGCGATGGATTTATTGCACTACCCGGAGGTATTGGTACGTTAGAAGAATTGTTCGAAATATTTTCATGGCTCCAACTCGGCTTACATACTAAACCCATTGGTTTGTTAAATTGCAACGGGTTTTATGATGATCTTATTCAATTGCTCGAAACCATGGTGCGAAAGGGATTTTTAAGCATGGAGAACTACGAATTGCTTCTTGTAGATACCACAGTGGATGGATTACTACAAAAAATGAAGGATTTTAAAGCTCCCCGAATTCCTCAATGGATGAATGAGGATTTAACATAG